One window from the genome of Candidatus Binatota bacterium encodes:
- a CDS encoding SDR family oxidoreductase codes for MALAGGGGRATMKILVTGASGLVGSRLLRVFADHEVTGTRNSRAAEGLLPLDLADTAAIDALVDDLQPDLVLHPAAMPAVDRCELEPELSLAINVEGTRTVARAAARVGARVVYFSSDYVFDGSAGPYEIDAEPAPINEYGRHKLAAEQAVSELVDDHVIVRICGVYGHDPRGVNFIMQLLARESSGETMKAPRDQWGTPTCADNLAAAVRELALSDYRGVAHPVGSDCLPRDEFARRAAAALGLDAGFIQAVDTPELAQPAPRPLRCGLDNRRTQELLSVRLLGVDEGLAAVAAELGR; via the coding sequence GTGGCACTGGCAGGGGGCGGTGGGCGTGCGACGATGAAAATCCTGGTCACCGGGGCTTCCGGCCTGGTGGGCTCGCGCCTGCTGCGCGTGTTTGCCGACCACGAGGTGACAGGGACCCGCAACTCGCGGGCGGCCGAGGGGCTGTTGCCGCTGGATCTGGCCGACACTGCGGCCATTGACGCGCTGGTGGACGACTTACAACCCGATCTTGTTCTGCACCCGGCTGCCATGCCCGCCGTTGATCGCTGTGAGCTCGAGCCCGAGCTGTCGCTGGCCATAAACGTGGAGGGCACGCGCACCGTGGCGCGCGCGGCTGCGCGCGTGGGCGCACGCGTGGTCTATTTTTCGTCGGACTACGTTTTTGACGGCAGCGCGGGGCCCTACGAGATCGACGCCGAGCCGGCGCCCATCAACGAGTACGGGCGGCACAAGCTGGCGGCCGAGCAAGCCGTGAGCGAGCTCGTTGACGATCACGTCATCGTGCGCATCTGTGGCGTTTATGGTCACGACCCGCGCGGGGTAAATTTCATCATGCAGTTGCTCGCACGTGAGTCGTCGGGCGAGACCATGAAAGCGCCGCGCGACCAGTGGGGCACTCCTACCTGCGCCGATAACCTCGCGGCCGCCGTGCGCGAGTTGGCGCTGTCGGATTACCGAGGCGTTGCCCACCCGGTGGGGTCTGACTGCCTGCCGCGCGATGAGTTCGCCCGTCGCGCGGCGGCTGCGCTGGGCCTGGACGCCGGTTTTATCCAGGCGGTAGATACGCCCGAGCTCGCGCAGCCCGCTCCCCGGCCGCTGCGTTGCGGGCTGGACAACAGGCGCACGCAGGAGCTGCTGTCGGTTCGGCTGCTGGGTGTCGACGAGGGCCTGGCGGCGGTTGCTGCCGAGCTGGGGCGCTAG
- a CDS encoding FAD-binding oxidoreductase, with the protein MSVNRAITRGAGAATRQARVLTDADDIEPWLHDAAHYPGGHTTEVCLPRSESQLAALLARGLPVLAVGAQSSLTGGATPRGEIVLSMARMDGVIEWKSDSVVVEPGLLLATLEEQLRERDLYYPPAPTFDGASVGGTVATNAAGAATFKHGTTRPWVRAISVLLACGEVLDLERGQVTADEHGRFELQLLDGSLVSFERPALALPAVPKCSAGYWSEAGMDLVDLFIGSEGTLGIVTRVELALQTSRPTFFAGLIPMADDEAAIGLVAALRDAPLVDIAAVEYMDRRCLELLREDGACERSGVALPDNAAAALLFQAELPPGMTTAEAAEQIATAGDPAAGDAEQNSPLLALCRLLADHGVLDSTLPALPGEQARRDALFALREAVPAAVNERVGRAAREIDSTIAKSAGDVIVPFENFARSLERYREILNEHELDHAVWGHISDGNVHTNVMARSAGEMRRAGEAQLEIGRAAIALGGSPMSEHGVGRNEIKKRLLVELYGEQAVASMRRIKDALDPAGLLAPGVLFD; encoded by the coding sequence GTGAGCGTTAACAGGGCAATCACCCGGGGCGCGGGCGCCGCCACGCGGCAAGCCCGTGTACTCACCGACGCGGACGACATCGAGCCCTGGCTGCACGACGCCGCCCACTACCCCGGAGGTCACACCACCGAGGTGTGCCTGCCCCGAAGCGAGAGCCAGCTGGCCGCTCTGCTTGCGCGTGGCTTGCCCGTGCTGGCCGTGGGCGCGCAGTCGTCGCTCACGGGCGGCGCGACCCCGCGCGGCGAAATAGTGCTCTCGATGGCGCGCATGGACGGCGTGATCGAATGGAAGAGCGACTCGGTGGTGGTCGAACCCGGCCTGCTGCTGGCCACGCTCGAAGAGCAGCTTCGCGAGCGCGACCTTTACTATCCACCCGCGCCCACCTTCGACGGAGCCAGCGTGGGCGGCACGGTTGCCACCAACGCCGCGGGCGCAGCCACCTTCAAGCACGGCACCACCAGGCCCTGGGTGCGCGCCATAAGCGTGCTGCTTGCCTGCGGCGAGGTGTTGGACCTCGAACGCGGCCAGGTCACCGCCGACGAACACGGGCGCTTTGAACTGCAACTGCTCGACGGCTCGCTCGTCAGTTTTGAGCGACCTGCGCTCGCGCTGCCCGCCGTGCCCAAGTGCTCGGCTGGCTACTGGTCCGAGGCGGGCATGGACCTCGTCGACCTGTTCATAGGCAGCGAGGGCACGCTGGGCATCGTGACCCGGGTTGAGCTCGCCCTGCAGACCAGTCGTCCGACGTTTTTCGCCGGCCTCATTCCGATGGCCGACGACGAGGCAGCTATAGGGCTGGTTGCGGCACTGCGCGATGCTCCCCTCGTAGACATAGCCGCGGTGGAGTACATGGACCGCCGTTGTCTTGAACTGCTGCGAGAGGACGGCGCCTGCGAACGCTCGGGTGTAGCCCTGCCCGATAATGCGGCCGCCGCGCTGCTGTTCCAGGCCGAGTTGCCCCCGGGCATGACCACGGCCGAGGCTGCCGAGCAGATTGCTACGGCAGGCGACCCGGCCGCTGGTGACGCCGAACAGAATTCGCCGCTGCTGGCGTTGTGCCGATTGCTGGCCGACCACGGCGTGCTCGATTCTACACTGCCCGCGTTGCCGGGCGAGCAGGCAAGGCGAGACGCTTTGTTTGCCTTGCGCGAAGCGGTGCCCGCGGCCGTCAACGAGCGGGTGGGGCGCGCAGCACGCGAAATAGACTCGACGATTGCCAAGTCGGCTGGTGACGTCATCGTCCCTTTTGAAAACTTTGCTCGCTCGCTTGAGCGCTATCGCGAGATTCTCAACGAGCACGAACTCGATCACGCGGTGTGGGGTCACATATCCGACGGCAACGTGCACACGAACGTCATGGCGCGCAGCGCCGGGGAGATGCGCCGCGCGGGCGAGGCCCAGCTTGAAATCGGTCGCGCCGCCATCGCGTTGGGAGGCTCGCCCATGTCAGAACACGGAGTGGGTCGCAACGAGATCAAGAAGCGCCTGCTCGTGGAACTCTACGGAGAGCAGGCCGTCGCCTCCATGCGCAGGATTAAAGACGCGCTCGACCCCGCGGGGCTGCTCGCTCCCGGTGTACTATTCGACTGA
- a CDS encoding DUF229 domain-containing protein — MARLLCIAVLLVAACAPEPWPGPPALRLSQLGQADSPPLYRALDSNTRPLLGRETGPLPPTVTVHATLELEARGRSQLEFACGVPTNSSAPPVTFRVSAASSGKTRTLFETTLSPATDSERWHEFSVELDLDHPTTLQFVTVPGQSDSPPSAAWFSDPILQALNPSRATERKRLPNIVLVSLDTLRADHLSVYGYTRDTSPNMKAMFDEQGLVVENCFAPEVTTLDSHATMMSGLYPDSAVQPGLLGIHRGVTMLAELLADEGYRTAAFTENAFVTARLGFRRGFEVYSENSGIEAKGIGRHVANAVGFVRKTFDRGIAWVEEHADRPMFVFLHTYQVHSPYTPAPRWAALFPSPEGASQARRDMDAYDAEIAYTDNEVARLLKAIDRALPADDTILIVLSDHGEEFGEHGRRYHGGTLANETLRVPLMLRAPGRLPAGQRRTGPVGLVDLVPTLLELLDIEEPYPLQGRSVLAHLRHDQALPVTPLYSVSDSPFTMNYKGVDKSWQPPARAVTLWPDRLLSEKTDEGRRYWLFDLSTDPGQTKDLYEFADQGPQLKRLLEQWPAVAAARKKELSLSLQSRATAHRPPESNANGLGEDKIRKLKALGYLEPGE, encoded by the coding sequence ATGGCGAGATTGTTGTGTATAGCGGTGCTGCTGGTGGCCGCCTGCGCTCCGGAGCCCTGGCCGGGGCCGCCGGCCCTGCGCTTGAGCCAGCTGGGCCAGGCAGACAGCCCCCCGCTCTACCGCGCGCTCGACAGCAACACCCGGCCCCTGCTGGGTCGTGAAACCGGACCGCTGCCACCCACGGTCACCGTGCACGCTACCCTCGAGCTCGAAGCCCGCGGTCGCTCCCAGCTCGAGTTTGCCTGTGGCGTCCCGACCAACAGCTCGGCGCCGCCAGTCACCTTCAGGGTATCCGCGGCCAGCAGCGGTAAAACCAGAACGCTGTTTGAAACCACCCTCTCTCCCGCCACCGACAGCGAGCGCTGGCACGAGTTCAGCGTCGAGCTGGATCTCGACCATCCCACTACCCTGCAGTTTGTCACCGTGCCGGGGCAATCGGATTCGCCGCCGAGCGCGGCGTGGTTCAGCGACCCGATACTGCAAGCGCTCAACCCCTCGCGAGCAACAGAACGCAAGCGCCTTCCCAACATCGTGCTGGTTTCGCTCGACACGCTGAGAGCCGACCACCTGTCGGTCTACGGCTACACACGCGATACCTCGCCCAACATGAAAGCCATGTTCGACGAGCAGGGCCTGGTGGTCGAAAACTGCTTCGCCCCCGAGGTCACTACCCTCGATTCCCACGCCACCATGATGTCGGGCCTGTACCCGGACAGCGCCGTGCAGCCCGGCCTGCTGGGCATACACCGCGGCGTGACTATGCTGGCCGAGCTGCTGGCCGACGAGGGCTACCGCACGGCAGCCTTTACCGAAAACGCCTTCGTGACGGCCAGGCTGGGATTTCGCCGCGGCTTCGAGGTCTATTCCGAGAACAGCGGAATAGAAGCAAAGGGAATTGGGCGCCACGTCGCCAACGCGGTGGGCTTCGTGCGCAAGACCTTCGACCGCGGCATAGCCTGGGTCGAAGAACACGCCGACCGGCCGATGTTTGTTTTCCTGCACACCTACCAGGTGCACTCCCCATACACGCCCGCACCCCGGTGGGCGGCACTGTTCCCGTCGCCCGAGGGCGCGTCGCAGGCACGACGCGACATGGACGCCTACGACGCCGAGATTGCCTACACCGACAACGAGGTTGCGCGCCTGCTCAAGGCCATCGACCGAGCACTGCCCGCCGACGACACTATTCTTATTGTCCTGTCCGACCATGGTGAGGAGTTCGGCGAGCACGGTCGCCGCTACCACGGTGGCACCCTGGCCAACGAGACACTGCGCGTGCCGCTGATGCTGCGCGCCCCGGGGCGCCTTCCGGCTGGCCAGAGAAGAACCGGCCCCGTGGGTCTCGTAGACCTCGTGCCCACACTGCTCGAGCTGCTCGACATCGAGGAGCCCTACCCGCTGCAGGGTCGCTCGGTTCTCGCCCACCTTCGCCACGACCAGGCGCTTCCGGTAACACCCCTTTACTCGGTGTCAGATTCGCCATTCACCATGAACTACAAGGGCGTCGACAAGAGTTGGCAACCGCCGGCCCGGGCCGTGACCCTGTGGCCCGACCGCCTGCTGAGCGAAAAAACGGACGAAGGCCGGCGCTACTGGTTATTCGACCTGTCGACCGACCCCGGCCAGACCAAGGACCTGTACGAGTTCGCCGACCAGGGGCCACAGCTCAAGCGCCTGCTCGAGCAGTGGCCAGCCGTGGCAGCCGCTCGCAAGAAAGAGCTCTCTCTGTCGCTGCAGTCGCGCGCGACTGCGCATCGCCCGCCAGAATCAAACGCAAACGGATTGGGCGAAGACAAGATACGTAAGCTCAAGGCCCTGGGCTACCTGGAACCTGGAGAGTAA
- a CDS encoding DUF2088 domain-containing protein: MAGAETAWADLLGGVAFERLVPGSGAEALAGREQAQALERAGVVEFARASSSAATPMTVLVNDSHRPTDSAGFLRALFLLLDAAGVTPGLRLLVAAGSHRADDEEKRAHEQAVLGAYADRFAEIAWHDAADTARLSPVGDYQLHSWMAEGGWYLACGSVEPHYFAGLTGAHKTLSVGVMSLKSLAANHEGAMSPDAAGLRLDGNPVYEGVAAAISALENSGARLLALNQVLLDGELVGVSAGHPLASLHELLPLMRSSFVQQLAAPVDLLVARVAPPLDRDLYQADKGIKNTEAAVSDGGLLLLEATCAGGTGIDHFVELMKACPDHASALATVRDRGYRLGDHKAVRLRALTDLRGVRLALVSKGVDPALEATLGMRIFAGREEAAAWARGLLPASSQGLLVEDAGNVTLEIKEPGDGA; the protein is encoded by the coding sequence ATGGCTGGGGCTGAGACGGCGTGGGCGGATCTACTCGGGGGTGTGGCCTTCGAGCGACTCGTACCCGGCAGCGGAGCCGAGGCGCTAGCCGGGCGCGAGCAGGCCCAGGCCTTGGAGCGTGCGGGCGTGGTAGAGTTTGCTCGCGCGTCGTCGTCGGCAGCCACGCCGATGACGGTGCTGGTCAACGACAGCCACCGGCCCACCGACAGCGCGGGTTTTCTGCGCGCGTTGTTTCTCCTGCTCGATGCCGCCGGGGTGACTCCCGGGTTGAGGTTACTGGTGGCTGCCGGAAGCCACCGCGCCGACGATGAAGAAAAACGAGCGCACGAGCAGGCGGTGCTCGGGGCCTACGCAGATCGCTTTGCAGAAATCGCCTGGCATGACGCCGCCGACACGGCCAGGCTGAGCCCGGTGGGCGACTACCAGCTGCACAGCTGGATGGCCGAGGGCGGCTGGTATCTCGCCTGTGGCAGCGTTGAGCCCCACTACTTTGCCGGCCTCACCGGAGCCCATAAGACCCTCAGCGTGGGCGTCATGTCGCTCAAGTCGCTCGCCGCCAACCACGAGGGCGCGATGTCTCCGGATGCCGCTGGCCTGCGCCTTGACGGCAACCCCGTTTACGAAGGGGTGGCCGCTGCCATATCTGCGCTCGAGAATTCCGGTGCCCGACTGCTGGCGCTCAACCAGGTGTTGCTCGACGGTGAGTTGGTAGGGGTGTCGGCCGGTCATCCGCTGGCCAGTCTGCACGAGTTGTTGCCGCTCATGAGGTCGTCTTTCGTGCAACAGCTGGCCGCGCCCGTGGACCTGCTGGTGGCGCGCGTGGCGCCGCCGCTCGATCGCGACCTCTACCAGGCCGACAAGGGCATCAAGAACACCGAGGCGGCGGTCAGCGACGGCGGCCTGCTGCTGCTGGAGGCTACCTGCGCGGGCGGTACCGGTATCGACCACTTCGTTGAGTTGATGAAGGCATGCCCCGACCACGCTTCGGCCTTGGCAACGGTGCGAGACCGAGGCTACCGCCTGGGCGATCACAAGGCCGTGCGCCTGCGCGCGCTCACCGACCTGCGCGGCGTCCGCCTGGCGCTGGTGAGCAAGGGCGTTGACCCGGCGCTTGAAGCTACGCTGGGCATGAGGATCTTCGCCGGCCGCGAGGAGGCGGCCGCCTGGGCGCGCGGCTTGTTGCCGGCATCGTCGCAGGGCCTGCTGGTCGAAGACGCTGGCAACGTAACGCTGGAGATAAAAGAACCGGGTGATGGCGCGTGA